A stretch of Thermococcus bergensis DNA encodes these proteins:
- a CDS encoding class III signal peptide-containing protein has product MINLKKLFRRKKGQGALEYLFMIAAALIIIFVVVRHISGTGQQATSQGDLSVLQIQADLAKAKMEAVGIWNANYLVQYDNDNGVVTIVDTDNTTVATLSVPSDYQDAVSTYLGSDDKSLGTVYNDCMAGNINACRVLALYTSSSS; this is encoded by the coding sequence ATGATAAACCTGAAGAAATTGTTTAGAAGGAAGAAAGGTCAGGGTGCGCTGGAGTATCTCTTCATGATTGCAGCAGCGCTGATAATTATCTTCGTGGTGGTTAGGCACATAAGTGGTACTGGTCAGCAGGCTACATCACAGGGTGATTTATCAGTATTACAGATTCAAGCTGACCTTGCAAAAGCAAAAATGGAAGCCGTTGGAATTTGGAATGCGAACTATCTGGTGCAATACGATAACGATAACGGTGTTGTAACTATAGTAGATACTGACAATACTACAGTAGCAACTCTTAGTGTACCCTCAGACTATCAGGATGCGGTAAGCACTTACCTAGGTAGTGATGATAAGAGTCTTGGTACTGTTTACAACGACTGTATGGCTGGAAATATCAATGCTTGTAGAGTCTTGGCGCTTTATACTAGTAGCTCTTCGTGA
- a CDS encoding class III signal peptide-containing protein translates to MKKAQASLEYSAMVALAIVIVFAVIFYFGEGLLPRTKEASQQVDLLTLQDTVELIKKNYEATGAWQELKTQTISCSNSQCTFNGKTKSIDDSTFSYSDTLENAYDRCIYENDISSCRAVVYVLGD, encoded by the coding sequence ATGAAAAAAGCTCAAGCTTCCCTCGAGTATTCTGCAATGGTCGCTCTTGCAATTGTAATAGTCTTTGCAGTCATTTTTTACTTCGGTGAGGGTTTACTTCCAAGGACGAAGGAAGCTTCCCAGCAGGTTGATCTTCTAACCCTTCAGGACACCGTTGAGCTGATAAAGAAAAACTATGAAGCAACCGGAGCATGGCAAGAGCTCAAAACCCAGACAATCTCTTGCTCAAATTCTCAGTGCACCTTCAACGGAAAAACAAAAAGCATAGACGATTCAACCTTTTCCTACTCGGACACCCTTGAGAACGCCTACGACAGGTGCATCTACGAGAACGATATTAGTTCATGCAGGGCAGTGGTTTATGTTCTTGGGGATTAG
- a CDS encoding type II toxin-antitoxin system VapC family toxin → MAKRVKPELIYMDTSAMIALASKTDKNHKKAREFFEKSIRGGIKFVVGRPVLVEFLNGVSKRVNKKTAVQLYKSYTNSRVIVIEKETEEDWEKAWRIFEQYEDQNGMDVIDCLSFAIMERLKIREAFTFDKDFETYGFKRAV, encoded by the coding sequence ATGGCAAAGCGAGTGAAGCCAGAGCTGATTTACATGGACACGAGTGCAATGATAGCGTTAGCCAGCAAAACAGATAAGAATCACAAAAAAGCAAGAGAATTTTTTGAAAAATCTATTAGGGGCGGCATAAAGTTCGTTGTTGGCAGACCCGTACTGGTAGAGTTCCTCAACGGAGTTTCAAAGAGGGTTAACAAGAAGACCGCAGTTCAGCTCTATAAAAGCTACACCAATAGCAGGGTTATAGTCATTGAAAAAGAAACAGAGGAAGACTGGGAAAAGGCCTGGAGAATATTTGAGCAGTATGAAGACCAGAACGGCATGGATGTTATAGATTGCTTGAGCTTTGCGATAATGGAGAGGTTAAAGATTAGAGAAGCCTTTACCTTCGACAAAGACTTTGAGACGTATGGGTTCAAAAGGGCGGTGTAG
- a CDS encoding MazG nucleotide pyrophosphohydrolase domain-containing protein — protein sequence MHIREFQELIRGLYFHRDEKRGLEKTFLWFTEEVGELAEALRKGDREAMEEEFADVLAWLVSLANIAGIDVEDAAKKKYPGVCPYCGKNPCECEKE from the coding sequence ATGCACATAAGGGAGTTTCAGGAGCTGATTAGGGGGCTTTACTTTCACAGGGACGAGAAGAGGGGCTTGGAGAAGACGTTCCTCTGGTTTACCGAGGAAGTGGGCGAGCTAGCGGAAGCCCTTAGGAAAGGAGACAGAGAGGCAATGGAAGAGGAGTTTGCGGATGTTTTAGCGTGGCTGGTTAGCTTGGCCAACATAGCCGGCATTGATGTTGAAGATGCCGCAAAGAAGAAGTATCCCGGCGTATGCCCCTACTGCGGGAAGAATCCCTGCGAATGCGAGAAGGAGTGA
- a CDS encoding IS607 family transposase produces the protein MERHYTLKEASKILGVTVKTLQNWDKQGKIRVVRTVGGRRRIPESEIKRILGIQEERKIIGYARVSSRTQKDDLNRQVQTIKEFAKEKGWDIEILKDIGSGLNEKRKNYQKLLKMVTNKEVSKVIITYSDRLTRFGFETLKTLFQAFGTEIIVINGELQKEPREELIEDLIAIISHFAGKLYGMRSRKYEEVVENAKQLFQE, from the coding sequence ATGGAGAGGCATTATACTCTAAAAGAAGCCTCAAAAATCCTTGGAGTTACTGTAAAAACACTTCAGAATTGGGACAAACAAGGGAAAATCAGGGTTGTCAGAACAGTTGGGGGTCGAAGAAGAATTCCAGAAAGCGAAATCAAGAGAATACTTGGGATTCAAGAGGAAAGGAAAATAATTGGATATGCAAGAGTCTCAAGCAGAACTCAAAAAGATGATTTGAACAGACAAGTCCAAACGATAAAAGAATTCGCAAAAGAGAAAGGTTGGGACATTGAAATCCTCAAGGATATTGGCTCAGGGTTAAACGAAAAGAGGAAAAACTACCAGAAGCTCCTCAAAATGGTGACAAACAAGGAAGTCTCGAAAGTCATCATTACATACTCCGACAGGTTAACACGATTCGGTTTTGAAACTTTAAAAACGCTCTTCCAAGCCTTTGGAACAGAGATAATAGTAATCAATGGAGAACTTCAAAAAGAGCCAAGAGAAGAACTCATTGAAGACCTGATAGCAATAATCTCGCACTTTGCCGGCAAGCTGTACGGAATGCGCTCCCGCAAGTATGAAGAGGTTGTGGAGAATGCAAAACAGCTCTTCCAAGAATGA
- a CDS encoding RNA-guided endonuclease InsQ/TnpB family protein, translating to MQNSSSKNETIVRAYSIPLRANDVILNFIEEYHNMAKTTLQEILNAKKFTKVERKQLRDKLLENWSYAAHYVDSAINQMLGLVKSYKRKLKKGKKVQKPRLKKKLVYVKSTLFRLKGTRLKITIVPREYYLEIDLAKYHYLHPLLEEIKEGKVKLGGLFLFPEKLILNFVKSVEYFEPKDWMSIDINLTNITALAGLTVYHFDTRGLYHTHRVYEVKRQKIQRISAWNRRLSGELLEKYSGRERNRMRDFLHKLANKIVEIAYRKRMGIILEDLRGIKEKVLNGSKDFNRKISKWNARELQRLIEYKAKWFGVPVVYVNPRNSSRTCPACGGQLIPQEGRLMKCSNCGLVEDRDFIAVLNLRMWGSGVTPKGLEVSRAGKPNEGPMKTNPYGIIVIEKQRIGIKFHKITLTSPQGKPQNPFKVESIE from the coding sequence ATGCAAAACAGCTCTTCCAAGAATGAAACCATCGTCAGGGCGTACTCAATTCCCCTCCGGGCCAACGATGTTATTCTAAACTTTATTGAAGAGTATCACAACATGGCAAAGACTACACTCCAAGAAATTCTCAATGCCAAAAAATTCACGAAGGTTGAGAGAAAGCAACTTAGGGACAAACTGTTGGAAAACTGGAGCTACGCTGCCCACTACGTTGACTCCGCAATAAACCAAATGCTTGGTCTTGTGAAGTCATACAAGCGAAAACTCAAGAAAGGAAAGAAAGTTCAGAAACCAAGGCTGAAAAAGAAACTCGTTTACGTGAAGTCCACACTCTTCAGACTAAAAGGGACAAGGCTGAAAATAACAATAGTGCCGAGAGAGTACTATCTTGAGATTGACCTAGCGAAATATCACTACCTGCATCCTCTTCTTGAGGAAATCAAAGAGGGGAAAGTAAAACTCGGCGGTTTGTTTTTGTTTCCAGAGAAACTCATCCTAAACTTCGTAAAAAGCGTAGAATATTTTGAGCCGAAAGACTGGATGAGTATAGACATCAACCTCACAAACATTACAGCCCTCGCTGGACTGACAGTTTATCATTTTGATACAAGAGGGCTTTATCACACCCACAGGGTTTATGAAGTGAAGAGGCAGAAAATCCAGAGGATTTCAGCATGGAATAGGAGGCTGAGTGGGGAATTGCTGGAAAAGTACTCTGGAAGGGAGAGAAACAGGATGAGAGACTTTCTCCATAAGTTGGCTAACAAAATCGTTGAGATTGCCTACAGAAAGAGGATGGGTATAATTCTCGAAGATCTGAGAGGAATAAAGGAGAAAGTGTTAAACGGTTCAAAAGATTTTAATAGGAAAATCTCAAAGTGGAATGCTCGTGAACTGCAAAGGCTAATCGAGTACAAGGCCAAATGGTTCGGTGTTCCTGTTGTTTATGTTAATCCGAGAAATTCTTCCCGCACTTGCCCCGCATGCGGGGGTCAGCTAATACCCCAAGAGGGGCGGTTAATGAAGTGCTCTAACTGCGGTTTGGTCGAGGATAGGGATTTTATTGCTGTCTTGAACCTTCGGATGTGGGGCTCGGGGGTTACCCCGAAAGGGTTGGAGGTTTCGAGGGCTGGAAAGCCCAATGAAGGGCCAATGAAGACCAATCCCTACGGGATTATTGTAATAGAAAAACAAAGAATTGGGATAAAATTCCACAAAATTACACTAACTTCCCCACAGGGAAAACCCCAAAACCCATTTAAGGTTGAAAGTATAGAATAG
- a CDS encoding HEAT repeat domain-containing protein — MISDGDFERILRSAARDPKYVDAVIELLKEGNPGIRGDALLIIGELTIRHRDLMMPYIESGLPVTVLSLINDPDPYVKENAMQSFEAMLKYFPWVGEKFKNEMASLLIEILRTGDKNRKAFAIIMLGRLNVKEALPVIEEFKDVDDTVILPLEGIKWVSLGEIAEKVIKELGGKVND, encoded by the coding sequence ATGATCTCTGATGGGGATTTTGAGAGAATTCTCCGCTCTGCAGCGAGAGACCCCAAATATGTAGATGCTGTAATAGAGCTCCTCAAAGAGGGGAACCCGGGGATAAGGGGAGATGCCCTTCTGATCATTGGGGAGCTAACCATCAGACACAGAGACCTCATGATGCCCTATATTGAGAGCGGCCTCCCCGTAACTGTGCTTTCTCTCATAAACGACCCTGACCCGTATGTAAAAGAAAACGCCATGCAGAGCTTTGAAGCTATGCTGAAGTACTTCCCGTGGGTTGGGGAAAAGTTCAAGAACGAGATGGCCTCCCTGTTGATTGAAATTCTCCGGACGGGGGATAAGAACCGGAAAGCCTTTGCGATTATAATGCTTGGAAGGCTTAACGTGAAAGAGGCCCTTCCGGTAATAGAGGAGTTCAAGGACGTCGACGATACTGTAATCCTGCCTCTGGAGGGCATTAAATGGGTTTCCCTTGGGGAGATAGCCGAGAAAGTTATAAAAGAACTTGGAGGTAAGGTGAATGATTAA
- the prf1 gene encoding peptide chain release factor aRF-1 codes for MSHKSAEMYELKKKVEELKKIRGRGTELVSLYIPAGYDINKVMQQLREEYGTAQNIKSKTTRKNVLGALERAMQHLKLYKQTPENGLALFVGNVSEQEGVTDIQLFAIIPPEPLNVRLYRCDQTFVTEPLEEMLRVKDAYGLITVEKNEATIGVLRGKKIEVIDELTSNVPGKTRAGGQSARRYERIREQETHEFMKRIGQHANEAFLPLLEKGELKGIIIGGPGPTKEEFVEGDYLHHELKKKIIGVVDISYHGEYGLRELVEKASDILKEHEAIRERKLVQEFFRHLVKDTGLITYGEKEVRKALELGAVDTLLISEGYDRVRVRAKCNHCGWEELKTMAESEYEVYRKNLRTCPKCGSQNISFEKWDVAEELIKMAEESGAEVEVISLDTEEGQQFYRAFGGLGAILRYKLQ; via the coding sequence ATGTCTCACAAATCTGCTGAAATGTACGAGCTTAAAAAGAAGGTTGAAGAGCTGAAAAAGATTCGAGGTCGAGGGACTGAGCTTGTCTCACTCTACATCCCTGCGGGCTATGACATAAACAAGGTTATGCAGCAGCTTAGGGAAGAGTACGGTACAGCCCAGAACATTAAGTCAAAAACAACCCGAAAGAACGTCCTTGGTGCATTGGAGAGGGCAATGCAGCACCTCAAGCTTTACAAGCAAACACCAGAGAATGGCCTGGCCTTATTTGTGGGAAACGTCAGCGAACAGGAAGGTGTTACAGACATACAGCTTTTTGCCATAATCCCACCTGAACCGCTTAACGTCAGGCTCTATCGATGTGACCAAACTTTTGTAACCGAGCCCCTCGAAGAGATGCTTCGAGTAAAAGACGCCTATGGTTTAATAACGGTCGAAAAGAACGAAGCAACGATAGGGGTTCTCAGGGGTAAGAAGATAGAGGTCATTGATGAGCTTACATCCAACGTCCCCGGAAAGACAAGGGCTGGTGGTCAGTCGGCTAGGCGTTACGAGAGAATTAGAGAGCAAGAGACCCATGAGTTCATGAAGAGAATTGGGCAGCATGCCAACGAGGCATTTCTGCCCCTCCTTGAAAAGGGTGAGCTGAAGGGAATTATTATAGGTGGTCCCGGGCCTACAAAGGAGGAATTCGTTGAAGGCGATTACCTCCACCACGAGCTCAAGAAGAAGATCATAGGAGTAGTGGACATAAGCTATCACGGCGAATACGGATTGAGAGAGCTCGTTGAAAAGGCAAGCGACATACTGAAGGAGCACGAGGCAATTAGAGAGAGAAAGCTCGTGCAGGAGTTCTTCAGACACTTGGTCAAAGATACGGGCTTGATAACATATGGAGAAAAGGAAGTGAGAAAAGCCCTTGAGCTTGGGGCGGTCGATACTCTTCTGATAAGCGAGGGCTACGATAGAGTTCGCGTTAGGGCTAAGTGCAACCACTGCGGCTGGGAAGAGCTTAAAACCATGGCCGAAAGCGAGTACGAGGTTTACAGGAAAAACCTCAGAACCTGTCCAAAGTGCGGAAGCCAGAACATAAGCTTTGAGAAGTGGGATGTTGCAGAGGAGTTAATAAAAATGGCAGAGGAGAGCGGGGCTGAAGTTGAAGTGATTTCCCTCGACACCGAGGAAGGTCAGCAGTTCTACAGGGCATTTGGAGGGCTTGGAGCAATTTTAAGGTACAAGCTCCAGTGA
- a CDS encoding dihydrodipicolinate synthase family protein, giving the protein MRGVIVPLVTPFNEDYSIDLQALEEHINYLQRAGVNGIFINATTGEFTSLSFEEKKLLAEKGREMVTSTFYLVGTASTNTFEVLELTKHAQDIGADYAVIAPPYYCPLSEEALFNHYSMIAEKTDIPIIIYNIPSCANPLSAPLIKKLALEYSNISGIKETIDSVNHVRDVIFEVKGERKDFKVFTGLDQHFLNTLLLGGDGGIMACANFAPELHIALYRAFEEKNFEKAMEYARKLAKLSKVYDLASSFGSAIKIAMGIRGFSIKPILRPPYTMDGEDVREKIKELLSSLELVP; this is encoded by the coding sequence ATGAGAGGAGTAATAGTCCCCCTCGTAACCCCCTTCAACGAAGACTATTCTATAGACCTCCAAGCACTGGAAGAGCACATAAACTATCTCCAAAGAGCCGGAGTCAACGGAATTTTTATCAACGCAACAACCGGCGAATTCACGAGCCTCAGCTTTGAGGAAAAGAAGCTTCTTGCGGAGAAGGGCCGAGAGATGGTTACCTCTACGTTCTATCTGGTGGGAACGGCTTCAACGAACACATTTGAGGTTCTTGAGCTAACCAAACATGCTCAGGACATTGGAGCAGATTATGCAGTCATAGCACCTCCGTACTACTGCCCCCTGAGTGAGGAAGCCCTTTTCAACCACTACTCCATGATAGCGGAGAAAACGGACATTCCGATAATCATCTACAACATCCCGAGCTGTGCAAACCCCCTAAGCGCCCCGCTCATAAAAAAGCTGGCTTTGGAATATTCAAACATATCTGGAATAAAGGAAACCATAGACAGCGTAAACCATGTTAGAGACGTTATATTTGAGGTCAAAGGCGAAAGAAAGGACTTTAAGGTTTTCACGGGCTTAGACCAGCACTTCCTCAACACGCTCCTCCTTGGAGGGGATGGAGGAATAATGGCCTGCGCAAACTTTGCCCCAGAGCTTCATATTGCCCTATACAGGGCTTTTGAAGAGAAAAACTTCGAAAAGGCTATGGAGTATGCCAGAAAGCTTGCCAAACTCTCAAAGGTTTACGACCTTGCATCTTCCTTCGGCTCTGCGATAAAGATAGCCATGGGCATAAGAGGTTTCTCAATAAAGCCCATCCTAAGACCACCCTACACGATGGACGGAGAAGATGTTAGAGAAAAGATAAAAGAACTCCTGTCCTCACTGGAGCTTGTACCTTAA
- a CDS encoding arginine--tRNA ligase — protein sequence MAYDDVKREIKGIIEEVISEMLEKEGKSWEGEVLFDETPSMELGDFATTVAFQLAKVFRKAPRMIAQEILSGLEGKLPEYISRVEVAGAGYINFFLDYEKFGRIVTREILEKGDQFGESDLGNGKKVIVEHTSVNPTKPLHMGHARNSILGDTMARIMRKLGYNVEVQNYIDDLGAQFAQVLWGYLNLKDEFERIIRELEKRGLSKKDIIDHALGLLYVEVHKRMEEDPEVERQIRELMKKLEEGDNEIAEEGRKLAEKVVKAQMETTYRMNIFYDLLSWESDIVRSGIFEEAYAMMEKNEHFEWAKEGKYKGAFIMKLGDIFPDLENPDIVLIRSDGTATYTGKDIAYHLWKFGKVKADMRYKLWDRKEDHETWTTAKDGEEMPERFANADIVINVVGSEQRYEQKAVAYALKLLGYEDAYNNFYHLAYEHVVRPEGKFSGRKGTWIGFTVDEVLDEAVKRAKELVEEKNPGLSEEEKERIAEIVGVGAVRYNMIKYSPEKIITFRWEDVLNFEGESAPYIQYAHARCCSILKKAQEEGTSIESKELLSRADFSNLDLKEKELIKTLSKFPEVIKIAGRDVKPNTIATYANEVAMVFNRFYMALPVLKAEEGIKERRLLLVMATRQVLKNALNLMGIEAPEVM from the coding sequence GTGGCTTACGATGATGTCAAAAGAGAGATCAAGGGGATAATAGAAGAGGTCATCTCTGAAATGCTGGAAAAAGAGGGCAAAAGCTGGGAAGGAGAGGTTTTATTTGATGAAACGCCCAGTATGGAGCTCGGCGATTTTGCCACTACTGTTGCCTTTCAGCTCGCAAAGGTGTTTAGAAAAGCTCCTAGAATGATAGCCCAGGAAATCCTCTCAGGCTTGGAAGGAAAGCTCCCGGAATATATTTCAAGGGTGGAAGTTGCAGGAGCAGGGTACATAAACTTCTTCCTGGACTATGAGAAATTTGGCAGGATTGTCACAAGAGAGATATTAGAAAAAGGCGACCAGTTTGGAGAAAGTGACTTAGGGAACGGAAAGAAGGTCATTGTCGAGCACACCTCTGTAAACCCAACAAAACCCCTCCACATGGGGCACGCGAGAAACTCGATTCTCGGCGATACAATGGCAAGGATAATGAGAAAACTTGGCTACAATGTGGAAGTTCAGAACTATATAGATGATTTGGGGGCTCAATTTGCTCAGGTTCTGTGGGGCTACCTAAACCTGAAAGACGAATTTGAGAGAATCATTAGAGAACTCGAGAAGAGAGGGCTCTCTAAGAAGGATATAATCGACCACGCTCTGGGTCTGCTCTATGTTGAGGTTCATAAGAGAATGGAAGAAGACCCAGAGGTAGAGAGACAGATAAGAGAGCTCATGAAGAAGCTGGAAGAAGGGGACAACGAGATAGCTGAAGAGGGTAGAAAGTTAGCCGAGAAAGTTGTCAAAGCACAGATGGAAACTACATACAGAATGAACATATTCTACGACCTGCTCAGCTGGGAAAGCGACATAGTGAGGAGCGGGATATTCGAAGAGGCCTACGCAATGATGGAAAAGAACGAGCACTTCGAATGGGCAAAAGAAGGCAAATACAAGGGAGCATTCATAATGAAGCTTGGAGACATCTTCCCGGACCTTGAAAACCCAGATATTGTGCTTATACGAAGCGACGGAACGGCAACTTACACTGGAAAGGACATAGCATATCACTTGTGGAAGTTCGGCAAGGTTAAAGCGGACATGCGCTACAAGCTCTGGGATAGAAAAGAAGACCACGAAACATGGACGACCGCAAAAGACGGGGAAGAAATGCCGGAAAGGTTTGCAAACGCAGACATAGTGATAAACGTCGTCGGCTCGGAGCAGAGATACGAGCAGAAAGCAGTTGCCTATGCCCTCAAGCTCCTTGGCTATGAAGATGCATACAATAACTTCTATCACTTAGCCTACGAACACGTTGTAAGGCCTGAAGGGAAGTTCAGCGGAAGAAAGGGAACCTGGATAGGCTTTACCGTGGATGAAGTTCTTGATGAGGCTGTAAAAAGGGCTAAAGAGCTCGTAGAAGAGAAGAACCCGGGATTAAGCGAGGAGGAGAAGGAGAGAATAGCCGAGATAGTCGGAGTAGGCGCAGTAAGGTACAACATGATAAAATATTCGCCGGAAAAGATAATCACGTTCAGATGGGAGGATGTGCTGAACTTTGAAGGTGAAAGCGCCCCATACATCCAGTACGCCCACGCGAGGTGCTGTTCCATACTTAAGAAGGCCCAAGAAGAAGGAACAAGCATCGAGAGCAAAGAGCTCTTAAGCAGGGCAGACTTCTCAAACCTTGACCTGAAAGAAAAAGAGCTCATAAAGACCCTTTCAAAATTCCCGGAGGTCATAAAAATAGCTGGAAGAGACGTTAAGCCCAATACAATAGCGACCTATGCAAACGAGGTAGCGATGGTCTTCAACAGGTTCTACATGGCGTTGCCGGTTCTGAAGGCAGAAGAAGGAATAAAGGAGAGAAGACTGCTTCTGGTTATGGCAACGAGACAAGTCCTAAAGAACGCTCTGAACTTAATGGGAATCGAAGCCCCAGAAGTCATGTGA
- a CDS encoding lipoate protein ligase C-terminal domain-containing protein gives MKRIGEHKAKKGLIRFEIEEENGIAKDVKITGDFFIYPEEAVSELESTLKGKNLEELEREIEDFFAVRLDIEMPYINVEDFKIALKNALRGENEN, from the coding sequence ATGAAAAGGATAGGCGAACACAAAGCCAAAAAGGGCCTTATAAGGTTTGAGATTGAAGAAGAAAATGGCATTGCAAAGGATGTAAAGATTACCGGGGACTTTTTCATCTATCCTGAAGAAGCAGTCAGCGAACTTGAGAGCACTTTAAAAGGGAAAAATCTTGAGGAGCTTGAGAGAGAGATAGAGGACTTCTTCGCAGTGAGGCTGGACATTGAGATGCCTTATATAAACGTTGAGGACTTTAAAATTGCCCTCAAAAATGCCCTGCGTGGTGAAAATGAGAACTAA
- a CDS encoding stage II sporulation protein M, translated as MRTKVFYAFLGVFLAGVLFGVMFSVLSPGSAEALFSNLRQFFGGTIGENTDRFSLFTFIFLNNSRVAVICALGGVLFGVVPAGILFFNGFIVGLVVRYLNAQGESLARILLAIVPHGVIEIPAFAVAGMGGIDWYLEIIGGEGTIGERFFRGFKKSMRMLALAIVMLLVAAFVEAYITPVVASSV; from the coding sequence ATGAGAACTAAAGTTTTCTATGCCTTTCTTGGGGTTTTTCTTGCGGGGGTTCTTTTTGGTGTAATGTTTTCTGTGTTAAGCCCTGGTTCTGCGGAGGCTCTGTTCTCAAACCTTAGGCAGTTTTTTGGAGGAACCATAGGAGAAAATACAGACAGATTCAGCCTTTTTACATTTATTTTCCTTAACAACTCAAGGGTTGCCGTGATATGTGCTCTCGGTGGGGTTCTTTTTGGCGTAGTCCCAGCGGGAATACTGTTCTTTAACGGCTTTATAGTGGGACTAGTTGTCCGGTACTTAAACGCGCAGGGAGAAAGCTTGGCGAGAATCCTTCTTGCTATTGTCCCCCATGGAGTAATAGAAATCCCGGCTTTTGCAGTTGCAGGAATGGGCGGAATAGATTGGTATCTAGAGATAATCGGCGGAGAGGGGACTATTGGAGAGCGATTTTTTAGGGGATTCAAGAAGTCTATGAGAATGCTCGCATTGGCAATTGTGATGCTCTTGGTGGCAGCTTTTGTTGAGGCATACATTACTCCAGTCGTTGCCTCAAGTGTTTAA
- a CDS encoding DUF354 domain-containing protein, protein MKIWVDITNAPHAHFFKGIIRELEKRGHEVLVTTREFDGLTGILDMLGVDYYVVGKHGGATLEGKLLASSERMYLLSRLIIEEKPDMALYKHSAEAPRVAFGLQIPSIGFVDNETAIGQNKLILPYTKRLLFPKAIDAYELLKCGADPNGMRPINGFSELAHLYGFIPSKKPLKELGLHSHSYIVMRTEPIKANYFNGDAEKSVLENIIPLLPDIPIVLFPRTESQKKRFEHFENVIIPEHVTDSLSLLYYAKLMIGAGGTMNREALALGTPTISTYPGKLLAVTKWLIGLGIKFHSTDPLEVSEKAWELMRKNGTFRKHIRSIIGSMENPIDIFLKEIELYEEYGTFPVQEIAAESVDKK, encoded by the coding sequence GTGAAGATATGGGTGGATATTACCAATGCACCTCACGCTCACTTTTTCAAAGGTATAATCAGGGAGCTCGAAAAAAGGGGACACGAAGTGTTGGTCACTACTAGAGAATTTGATGGCCTAACTGGAATTTTGGATATGTTGGGAGTAGATTATTACGTTGTGGGAAAGCACGGAGGAGCAACACTTGAGGGAAAGCTTCTCGCAAGCTCCGAGAGAATGTACCTGCTCAGCAGACTCATAATTGAGGAGAAGCCTGATATGGCACTTTACAAGCACTCCGCAGAGGCTCCACGTGTCGCCTTTGGCCTTCAGATACCATCTATAGGCTTCGTGGACAACGAAACGGCCATTGGTCAAAACAAGCTTATTCTCCCCTATACAAAGCGGCTTTTATTCCCAAAGGCGATAGACGCATATGAACTTCTCAAGTGCGGTGCCGATCCCAACGGAATGAGGCCTATAAACGGCTTCTCGGAGCTGGCCCATCTTTACGGATTCATACCCAGCAAAAAGCCCCTAAAGGAGCTGGGGTTACATTCACACAGCTACATTGTAATGCGGACGGAGCCCATAAAGGCCAACTACTTCAACGGGGATGCTGAGAAGAGTGTTCTTGAAAACATAATTCCCTTACTTCCAGACATCCCAATAGTGTTATTCCCAAGAACAGAAAGTCAAAAGAAGCGCTTCGAGCACTTTGAAAACGTCATAATCCCGGAACACGTTACGGACAGCTTGTCTCTCCTCTACTATGCAAAGCTAATGATAGGCGCTGGAGGGACAATGAACAGGGAGGCCCTAGCTCTAGGAACTCCAACCATTTCAACTTACCCGGGTAAGCTCTTAGCCGTCACGAAATGGCTTATAGGCCTTGGTATTAAGTTCCACTCCACGGACCCACTCGAAGTTTCTGAAAAAGCCTGGGAACTCATGAGAAAGAACGGAACCTTTAGAAAGCATATACGAAGCATCATTGGCTCCATGGAGAACCCGATAGATATCTTCCTGAAGGAAATTGAACTTTATGAGGAATACGGTACCTTCCCTGTTCAGGAAATTGCCGCAGAAAGTGTGGACAAAAAATGA